One genomic segment of Thermovibrio guaymasensis includes these proteins:
- a CDS encoding TolC family protein, protein MKLLTAALFTLIPLSAYAVTPEEVAKYLLNNSLDIKTAKKSVEKERISRVVTEREFFPEINLSASFSEFYPDFKESWNQKYSLGATVSAEPINFQRFVKLEIDSTRIKAKEEKLKETLLEQLFLALKELYNLKAYQERILFKEESLRSAKEILKVAQEKYKKGLVMITDVLKAKSQVENVKGELSKLKAQYRQSFNRLNELLNFSLSEEEKPQFEFLKEKVSVEKKELLRTALEMRPEVKEAKEEVKENSLRVKYTQRTLSPRLNLSFSWNRSGTSFWPQDRNYSAGVSLNFPIFDSGLTTYRTMAQEKEKEISLINLKKVKNRVKREVLDAIADVESGYENLKSAKAFLEFSKRAYERTLNEYKLGVSDIVSLLQAYTNLKEAQDRYVSSLLNYNISLLSLKKATGELLTEVKK, encoded by the coding sequence GTGAAGCTTCTAACCGCCGCACTCTTTACCTTAATTCCACTTTCTGCCTACGCTGTCACTCCTGAGGAAGTTGCCAAGTATCTCTTAAATAACTCTCTAGACATAAAAACGGCCAAAAAGTCTGTAGAGAAGGAAAGGATTAGTAGAGTGGTAACGGAAAGGGAGTTCTTCCCAGAAATTAACCTTTCGGCCTCCTTCTCTGAATTCTATCCGGACTTCAAGGAAAGCTGGAACCAGAAGTACTCCCTAGGAGCAACTGTTTCTGCTGAGCCCATTAACTTCCAGAGGTTCGTAAAGCTAGAAATTGACTCAACCAGGATTAAAGCTAAAGAGGAGAAGTTAAAAGAAACCCTCCTTGAACAGCTCTTTTTAGCCCTAAAGGAGCTCTACAATTTAAAAGCTTACCAGGAGAGAATACTCTTTAAGGAGGAATCTCTAAGGTCAGCCAAAGAGATACTTAAAGTAGCACAAGAGAAATATAAAAAAGGCCTAGTTATGATAACCGACGTTTTAAAGGCAAAATCCCAGGTTGAAAACGTTAAAGGGGAGCTCTCAAAACTAAAAGCCCAGTACAGACAGAGCTTTAACAGGCTCAACGAACTCCTTAACTTCTCCCTCAGTGAAGAGGAAAAGCCCCAGTTTGAGTTTTTGAAAGAGAAGGTCAGTGTAGAAAAGAAAGAGCTTTTAAGGACTGCACTTGAGATGCGACCTGAGGTTAAAGAAGCTAAGGAGGAGGTAAAGGAAAATTCTCTAAGAGTAAAATACACCCAGAGAACCCTATCTCCGAGGTTAAATCTAAGTTTCTCCTGGAACAGGAGCGGAACGTCATTCTGGCCTCAGGACAGGAACTACTCAGCAGGAGTAAGTTTGAACTTTCCGATATTTGACAGCGGCTTAACAACTTACAGGACGATGGCTCAAGAGAAAGAGAAAGAAATTTCCCTAATTAACCTAAAGAAAGTAAAAAACAGAGTAAAGAGGGAAGTCCTTGATGCAATTGCCGACGTTGAGTCTGGATATGAGAACTTAAAGTCAGCCAAAGCCTTCCTTGAGTTCTCAAAGAGGGCCTACGAGAGGACCTTAAACGAGTATAAGTTGGGAGTTTCCGACATCGTATCCCTCCTTCAAGCTTATACTAACCTTAAGGAGGCCCAGGATAGGTACGTCTCCTCACTCTTAAACTACAACATTTCCCTCTTATCACTGAAGAAAGCTACTGGGGAGCTCTTAACGGAGGTTAAAAAGTGA
- a CDS encoding hydrogenase maturation nickel metallochaperone HypA, with translation MHETSIAMGLLNSLEELAEREKAKRVVKVKVKIGKLSGIVVDSFVFAFNALKEQSQKLKETELVVEEVPITYRCKDCNHTFQTESVFFPECPKCGSLKLELISGEELEVVNAELEV, from the coding sequence ATGCATGAAACCTCAATAGCCATGGGGCTTCTAAATTCCCTAGAAGAACTGGCAGAGAGGGAAAAGGCAAAGAGAGTAGTCAAAGTAAAAGTTAAAATCGGAAAGCTATCGGGAATAGTTGTTGACTCTTTTGTTTTCGCCTTTAACGCACTAAAGGAACAAAGCCAAAAGCTAAAAGAAACAGAACTTGTAGTTGAAGAAGTCCCAATAACCTATAGGTGCAAGGACTGTAACCATACATTCCAAACTGAAAGCGTCTTCTTTCCCGAATGTCCTAAGTGCGGCTCTTTAAAGCTGGAACTCATATCAGGAGAGGAACTTGAAGTAGTCAACGCCGAGTTAGAGGTATAG
- a CDS encoding 4Fe-4S binding protein, with protein sequence MFFKDKILNEEEPKLSIGFFHLSSCSGCQVAFLDMFEAAVEILDTVKLVYSNMLTRQKEIPYLDVAFVEGALCLEEQHHLNLIRELSEKSKIIVAIGGCSSFGGVRRFSCGNQPPQPQHQSFVPITEVELLKGKVKYAIPGCPPNSSLLYNFLLALLELNDDFLQPFEIMALSKKASGFDVIAEVVNKGLCVGCGTCSAACPTRAISFKIECAKPSFNPSICVHCGSCLASCPQSFKPYPQPTYT encoded by the coding sequence ATGTTTTTTAAGGATAAAATTCTAAACGAAGAAGAACCTAAGCTCAGCATCGGTTTCTTTCACCTCTCCAGTTGTTCTGGATGTCAGGTAGCATTCTTAGACATGTTTGAAGCCGCAGTTGAAATACTTGATACCGTTAAGCTCGTCTACTCCAACATGCTTACCCGCCAGAAGGAAATTCCTTACCTTGACGTTGCCTTCGTTGAAGGAGCACTTTGTCTTGAAGAGCAGCACCATCTGAACCTAATTAGGGAGCTCTCTGAAAAGAGCAAAATAATAGTTGCAATAGGAGGGTGTTCTTCATTTGGTGGAGTTAGAAGGTTTTCATGTGGGAACCAACCTCCTCAACCTCAACATCAGTCCTTTGTTCCTATAACTGAAGTAGAACTCCTAAAAGGAAAGGTTAAATACGCAATTCCTGGGTGTCCCCCAAACTCCTCACTCCTTTACAACTTCCTCCTTGCTCTCCTTGAGCTTAACGATGACTTCCTTCAACCTTTTGAAATTATGGCCCTATCAAAAAAGGCCTCCGGATTTGACGTAATAGCAGAAGTAGTTAATAAGGGGTTGTGCGTAGGATGCGGAACGTGCTCAGCAGCGTGTCCAACGAGGGCAATCTCCTTTAAAATAGAGTGTGCCAAACCTTCTTTTAATCCATCAATTTGTGTTCACTGTGGCTCTTGCCTTGCAAGCTGTCCACAGAGCTTTAAACCTTATCCACAACCTACTTATACTTAA
- the hypB gene encoding hydrogenase nickel incorporation protein HypB, which translates to MCDVCGCGEHNHESENLFKVSDETGRKNVEIKKNLLSKNDQVAMHNKEHWDRDGVLVINLISSPGSGKTTLLERTIEALKDEFKIGVLEGDIETERDAERVRAKGAAAVQLTTGGACHLEAPLVHKGYHALTKQMGGAPDILFIENVGNLVCPSSFYLGEDVRVVLISVPEGADKPAKYPKAFKTSQVFIITKTDLLPYFDFDVKKVKEEALSLNPKLKVFTVSSKTGEGIDQWIDFLREKVKEKKGALQEK; encoded by the coding sequence ATGTGTGACGTATGCGGTTGCGGAGAACACAACCACGAAAGCGAAAACCTCTTTAAAGTCTCTGATGAAACCGGAAGGAAGAACGTAGAAATCAAGAAGAATCTACTGAGTAAAAATGACCAGGTTGCAATGCACAACAAGGAGCACTGGGATAGAGACGGGGTTTTAGTCATAAATCTAATCAGCTCACCAGGTTCAGGAAAAACAACCCTCCTTGAAAGGACAATTGAAGCCCTAAAGGATGAGTTCAAAATAGGAGTACTTGAGGGAGACATTGAAACTGAGAGGGATGCAGAGAGGGTAAGGGCTAAAGGAGCCGCTGCTGTTCAGCTAACAACCGGTGGAGCTTGCCACCTGGAGGCCCCCCTTGTCCACAAAGGATACCACGCCCTTACAAAACAGATGGGAGGAGCTCCCGACATCCTCTTTATTGAAAACGTAGGAAACCTCGTATGTCCATCTTCCTTCTACTTGGGAGAGGACGTAAGAGTAGTCTTAATTTCCGTTCCAGAAGGAGCAGATAAGCCTGCCAAATATCCAAAGGCCTTTAAGACTTCTCAGGTATTTATAATCACAAAAACAGACCTACTTCCATACTTTGACTTTGACGTAAAGAAAGTAAAGGAAGAAGCCCTATCCCTCAATCCGAAACTTAAAGTATTTACGGTTTCATCTAAAACCGGTGAAGGAATTGACCAGTGGATAGATTTCCTCAGGGAAAAGGTCAAGGAGAAGAAAGGAGCTCTTCAGGAGAAGTAG
- a CDS encoding ArsR/SmtB family transcription factor: protein MITYEEVSERELLEKAELLKVLGHPERLAIVLLTLNGEMCVKDIVETLGISQPKASQHVGLMKEVGLLTFRKEGTKVLYRVNNEIVKEIMEILFS, encoded by the coding sequence ATGATTACTTACGAGGAAGTATCTGAAAGGGAACTTCTAGAGAAGGCCGAACTTTTAAAAGTTCTCGGTCATCCTGAGAGGCTGGCAATAGTTCTCCTAACACTCAACGGAGAAATGTGCGTCAAAGACATCGTTGAAACTTTGGGAATTTCGCAGCCAAAAGCGTCCCAACACGTTGGTCTCATGAAGGAAGTAGGACTTTTAACCTTCAGAAAGGAGGGAACGAAGGTACTCTATAGAGTAAACAACGAAATCGTTAAGGAAATTATGGAGATCTTATTTAGCTAA
- a CDS encoding class I SAM-dependent methyltransferase, producing the protein MIVKDIFNGSFASYYEKVINRLSSPLYVNRWRRSLVRGALALKPEPEVVVDFCSGAGNVGEFLLQEVPECKLINCDISLKLLKMAKERMGSRAYNVCSDNRFFPLKGNSIDILFSSFCVRNSPQIELTVREAKRCLKKGGIWAVLDFFRVKERNFCTSANEAIFKSFMELNKFVSKENRKAIDYLFESIEKFMTVNEFKELLFEEGFEVAEVKNFMGGIASTVIGIKREV; encoded by the coding sequence ATGATAGTTAAAGACATATTCAACGGAAGTTTCGCAAGCTACTACGAGAAAGTTATAAATAGGCTTTCCAGTCCCCTATACGTTAATAGGTGGAGAAGGAGCTTGGTAAGAGGAGCACTAGCCCTTAAACCTGAACCTGAGGTCGTAGTAGACTTTTGTTCAGGAGCCGGAAACGTAGGTGAGTTCCTACTCCAAGAAGTTCCCGAGTGTAAACTCATTAACTGCGACATAAGTTTAAAGCTCCTTAAAATGGCAAAGGAAAGGATGGGAAGTAGGGCCTACAACGTTTGCTCAGACAACAGGTTTTTTCCCCTAAAAGGAAACAGTATAGACATCCTATTTTCCTCCTTCTGCGTAAGGAACTCTCCACAGATTGAGCTAACGGTAAGAGAGGCAAAGAGATGTCTAAAGAAAGGAGGTATCTGGGCAGTCCTTGACTTTTTCAGGGTAAAGGAGAGGAACTTCTGTACTTCAGCAAACGAAGCGATTTTTAAGTCTTTCATGGAGCTAAACAAGTTCGTCTCAAAGGAGAACAGGAAAGCCATTGATTACCTGTTTGAATCAATAGAAAAGTTTATGACAGTTAATGAGTTTAAAGAGCTCCTCTTTGAAGAGGGTTTTGAAGTTGCTGAGGTGAAGAACTTCATGGGTGGAATAGCATCAACAGTAATTGGGATAAAAAGGGAGGTATAA
- the cybH gene encoding Ni/Fe-hydrogenase, b-type cytochrome subunit, which produces MAIYEKKYVWSILLRLFHWTFALSIFTLVVTGLYIHWPWTNTWLESSHQFTMAIMRWIHFVAGMFFTCAVLARLYLWFFGNKYERVWDFLPINGRNIKNLFSTLLYYAYLTDHHEERLGHNALAGTAYFFTLILAVIQFITGLYLLYPENNFFVSLGSAMFGTQQEARFIHYILNWYFAWFALVHIYIVVWNDIKNPEGLISSIFDGYKFHKKES; this is translated from the coding sequence ATGGCAATTTACGAGAAGAAATACGTATGGAGTATCCTTCTGAGGCTCTTCCACTGGACTTTTGCCCTATCAATATTTACCCTTGTAGTTACAGGCCTCTACATACACTGGCCCTGGACGAATACTTGGCTTGAAAGTAGCCATCAGTTCACAATGGCCATTATGAGGTGGATACACTTTGTGGCTGGTATGTTCTTTACATGTGCAGTCTTAGCAAGGCTCTACCTCTGGTTCTTCGGGAACAAGTACGAGAGAGTTTGGGACTTTTTACCGATTAACGGTAGGAATATAAAGAACCTCTTTTCAACCCTCCTTTACTACGCTTACCTTACGGACCATCACGAGGAGAGACTGGGCCACAACGCTCTAGCAGGAACCGCTTACTTCTTCACCCTAATCCTTGCAGTTATACAGTTCATCACCGGCCTCTACCTCCTCTACCCTGAAAATAACTTCTTCGTCTCCCTTGGAAGTGCAATGTTTGGAACACAGCAGGAGGCAAGGTTCATCCACTACATCCTCAACTGGTACTTTGCTTGGTTCGCCCTAGTTCACATCTACATAGTAGTCTGGAACGACATAAAGAACCCCGAAGGACTTATCTCTTCAATTTTTGACGGTTACAAGTTCCACAAGAAAGAAAGTTAA
- a CDS encoding HyaD/HybD family hydrogenase maturation endopeptidase, with product MEKIGLMGVGNVLLKDEGFGVKLLYILKAKYEFPENVILIDGGTAGIFLSPEIDYLDKLLIIDVVKAEGKPGEIKVYNKEDFFIDKLPLKLSPHQLGLQEVLLLNEIKGTCPKEIKLIGIIPKSVETGTELTPELEERLAEVEKMVINVLSDWGVRPKLKEKPENPEIWWERKVKEA from the coding sequence ATGGAGAAAATTGGCCTAATGGGAGTTGGAAACGTCCTTTTAAAGGACGAAGGATTCGGAGTTAAACTCCTCTACATACTAAAAGCCAAGTATGAGTTTCCTGAAAACGTTATCCTTATTGATGGAGGAACTGCAGGGATTTTCCTCTCCCCCGAAATTGACTACCTTGACAAACTCTTAATTATTGACGTAGTTAAAGCTGAAGGAAAGCCTGGAGAAATAAAGGTATACAACAAAGAGGATTTCTTCATAGATAAATTACCTCTCAAGCTCTCTCCTCACCAGTTAGGCCTTCAGGAAGTTTTACTTTTAAACGAGATAAAGGGAACTTGCCCAAAGGAAATTAAGTTAATCGGGATAATTCCAAAGTCCGTTGAAACCGGAACAGAGTTAACTCCCGAACTTGAAGAGAGACTGGCTGAAGTAGAAAAAATGGTAATTAATGTATTGAGCGATTGGGGAGTAAGGCCAAAATTAAAGGAGAAACCTGAAAACCCGGAAATTTGGTGGGAAAGGAAAGTAAAGGAGGCTTAA
- a CDS encoding nickel-dependent hydrogenase large subunit yields MANRVVVDPITRIEGHLRIEVVPENGFIKDAYSSAQMWRGIEVILQGRDPDDAWMFAQRICGVCTTVHAIASVRSVENALQLEVPYNAQMVRNIIIAAHALHDHIVHFYHLSALDWVDVVSALKADPHKAAKIAESYQNWKLNGAAVFKAVQDKLKKFVKSGQLGPFANGYWGHPAMKLPPEVNLIAVTHYLQALDYQRKADQAIAILGGKNPHIQNLAVGGVSTAINPDNEATLNMERLYYIKQLLEEVRDFVHNCYVPDVIAIAAFYKEWLKYGRGVDNYLAVPDLPQDTKGETFDIYGGTIIGGDLSTVKPIKSFNDRYFIDNVAENITHSWYRGSWTRHPWDEETVPEYTDMPGGYVDPQGKYSWAKAPRFKQGNDYIPMQVGPLAQVLVNYALGHKLTRKYVDSALEQLKSVLSLLGENSDGVDINALQSTPGRHLARALRAQVLSDLALKQWEQLVDNIGRGDLEIYNPPTYPKGEVKGCGFHEAPRGTLSHWIVIENGKIKNYQAVVPSTWNASPMDDKGQHGPYEASLIGNPIADPEKPLEVLRTVHSFDPCIACAVHMIDPEGEEIVKVKAL; encoded by the coding sequence ATGGCAAACAGAGTAGTAGTTGACCCAATTACGAGAATTGAGGGTCATTTAAGGATAGAGGTCGTTCCAGAAAATGGTTTTATAAAAGACGCTTACTCTTCCGCTCAGATGTGGAGGGGTATTGAAGTTATCCTTCAAGGAAGGGACCCAGACGACGCGTGGATGTTTGCACAGAGGATCTGTGGAGTTTGTACAACAGTCCACGCCATAGCTTCCGTTAGGTCTGTGGAGAACGCACTACAACTTGAAGTCCCCTACAACGCTCAGATGGTTAGAAACATCATCATCGCAGCCCACGCCCTCCACGACCACATCGTTCACTTCTACCACCTTTCAGCCCTTGACTGGGTTGACGTTGTTTCAGCTTTAAAGGCAGACCCACACAAGGCTGCAAAGATTGCTGAAAGCTATCAAAACTGGAAGTTAAACGGTGCAGCAGTATTTAAGGCTGTTCAGGATAAACTCAAGAAGTTCGTAAAGAGTGGTCAGCTTGGCCCGTTTGCTAACGGTTACTGGGGCCACCCAGCAATGAAACTACCACCAGAAGTTAACCTAATTGCCGTAACCCACTACCTCCAAGCCCTTGATTACCAAAGGAAGGCAGACCAAGCCATTGCAATCCTCGGTGGAAAGAACCCACACATCCAAAACCTTGCAGTAGGTGGCGTTTCAACTGCAATTAACCCTGACAACGAAGCAACCCTCAACATGGAAAGACTCTACTACATCAAGCAACTCCTTGAGGAAGTTAGGGACTTCGTTCACAACTGTTACGTACCAGACGTTATCGCAATAGCCGCCTTCTACAAAGAGTGGCTCAAGTACGGTAGGGGTGTTGATAACTACCTTGCAGTTCCTGACCTCCCACAGGACACAAAGGGAGAGACCTTTGACATCTACGGTGGAACTATAATAGGAGGAGACCTTTCAACAGTTAAACCGATTAAGAGCTTTAACGACAGGTACTTCATAGATAACGTTGCTGAGAACATTACTCACTCCTGGTACAGAGGTAGCTGGACGAGACATCCATGGGATGAGGAGACAGTTCCAGAGTACACAGACATGCCAGGGGGCTACGTCGATCCTCAAGGCAAATACTCATGGGCAAAAGCTCCAAGGTTTAAACAAGGGAACGACTACATTCCAATGCAGGTTGGTCCACTAGCACAAGTCCTTGTAAACTACGCCCTCGGACACAAGCTTACAAGGAAGTACGTTGATAGTGCACTTGAGCAGCTTAAGAGCGTCCTATCACTCCTTGGTGAGAACTCTGACGGCGTTGACATCAACGCCCTTCAATCAACACCAGGAAGACACCTTGCAAGGGCCCTTAGAGCTCAGGTTCTTTCAGACCTTGCCCTCAAACAGTGGGAGCAACTTGTTGACAACATTGGCCGTGGAGACCTTGAAATCTATAACCCACCAACCTATCCCAAAGGAGAAGTTAAGGGATGCGGCTTTCACGAAGCTCCAAGGGGAACTCTATCCCACTGGATTGTCATTGAAAACGGAAAGATTAAGAACTATCAGGCTGTTGTTCCTTCAACTTGGAACGCTTCACCTATGGACGACAAAGGACAGCACGGTCCGTATGAAGCTTCACTGATAGGAAATCCAATTGCCGATCCAGAAAAGCCACTTGAGGTTCTCAGAACTGTTCACTCATTTGACCCATGTATCGCATGTGCGGTTCACATGATCGACCCTGAAGGTGAAGAAATAGTTAAAGTAAAGGCTCTTTAA
- a CDS encoding Coenzyme F420 hydrogenase/dehydrogenase, beta subunit C-terminal domain, translated as MLSLNEKFLIGSYKKVFLVKSQRGNPVETLFKLMLENGLIDGVLTCSEKKGKATPSLFLKANQVKVNPLNSYFGINTLLKRALQKYRLNKLVVFAPPCVFDELNKTQYFGIGSNWTKTAVALKVGLLCTGALTENSRQLEAIHLTGKKEKVKRFFYDRANLVYQLESNREIIVPVNVHHKYILTACRYCLNMGAKGTDITYVPKKEPNEGLFIVRSERGWYTIAQVQKIAPADLKLRISEKEETEELVSLLRDKSLLNVNDILERVELGLPTPKWSDNKLRKFYRAWNSIEGNFEEEVF; from the coding sequence TTGCTCAGCCTTAATGAGAAGTTCTTAATAGGAAGCTACAAGAAAGTCTTCCTCGTGAAGAGTCAACGGGGAAATCCGGTAGAAACCTTATTTAAACTGATGCTTGAGAACGGCTTAATTGATGGGGTTTTAACCTGTAGTGAGAAAAAGGGTAAAGCTACCCCTTCCCTCTTTCTGAAGGCCAACCAAGTGAAGGTAAATCCTTTAAATAGCTACTTTGGAATAAATACCCTTTTAAAAAGGGCCCTTCAGAAGTACAGGTTAAACAAACTTGTCGTATTTGCTCCTCCTTGCGTTTTTGATGAACTTAACAAAACCCAGTACTTTGGAATAGGCAGTAACTGGACAAAAACTGCGGTAGCTCTGAAAGTAGGGCTCCTCTGCACAGGAGCTCTAACTGAAAACTCCCGACAGCTAGAGGCAATTCACTTAACAGGAAAAAAGGAAAAAGTCAAAAGGTTTTTCTACGACAGGGCAAACCTCGTTTACCAGCTTGAAAGCAATAGGGAAATTATTGTTCCTGTTAATGTCCACCATAAGTACATCCTTACTGCATGTCGTTACTGTCTAAACATGGGAGCAAAGGGAACGGACATAACGTACGTTCCTAAAAAAGAGCCAAACGAAGGCCTTTTCATAGTTAGAAGTGAAAGAGGTTGGTACACAATAGCCCAAGTTCAAAAAATTGCCCCTGCAGACCTTAAACTGAGAATATCAGAAAAGGAAGAAACAGAAGAACTCGTATCGCTCCTCAGGGATAAGAGCCTTCTTAACGTAAATGACATCCTTGAAAGGGTAGAACTTGGCTTACCTACTCCAAAGTGGAGCGATAACAAACTGAGGAAGTTCTACAGAGCCTGGAACAGCATTGAAGGAAACTTTGAAGAGGAGGTGTTCTAA
- a CDS encoding hydrogenase small subunit, with protein sequence MNRSLFLGGIPKTISRRGFLRACAIATAAMGLPMEMVPKVAEAASDPKRPSVVWLHFQECTGCSESLLRASHPDLATLILDLISLDYHETLAAAAGKQMEENLEKAIERGNYVLVVEGGIPLKDGGIYCKIAGKTAVEILKKASEKALAIIAIGTCAAYGGVQAAKPNPTGAVGVSEIIKDKPIINVPGCPPNPHNFLSTVLYFLTFKKLPPTDKFGRPLFAYGRKVHDHCERRPHFDEGRFAERFGDVGHRLGFCLYKVGCKGPETYSNCPVIRFNDVEVWPVSVGNGCYGCTEPNFWDTMTPFHKRLPNVKIPGGKGIQTSATQIGKAALGVTAAAVAIHAGVGIAKRLATGSKSEE encoded by the coding sequence ATGAATAGAAGTCTTTTCCTGGGGGGAATTCCCAAAACGATCTCCCGTAGAGGGTTCCTGAGAGCCTGTGCAATAGCTACCGCAGCTATGGGTTTACCTATGGAAATGGTTCCTAAGGTAGCTGAAGCTGCCTCAGACCCGAAAAGGCCTAGCGTTGTTTGGCTTCATTTTCAGGAGTGTACCGGCTGCTCAGAATCCCTCTTAAGAGCATCCCACCCAGACTTAGCGACTCTCATCCTTGACCTTATCTCACTTGACTACCACGAAACCCTTGCAGCTGCTGCAGGAAAGCAGATGGAGGAAAACCTAGAAAAGGCAATTGAAAGGGGTAATTATGTCCTAGTGGTTGAAGGAGGAATTCCCCTTAAGGACGGAGGAATTTACTGTAAAATCGCAGGAAAAACGGCAGTAGAGATTCTCAAGAAAGCTTCTGAAAAGGCACTGGCAATCATCGCAATCGGAACCTGTGCTGCTTACGGTGGAGTTCAGGCTGCAAAGCCGAACCCAACAGGGGCCGTTGGAGTTTCCGAAATTATTAAGGATAAACCTATAATTAACGTACCTGGATGTCCTCCAAACCCACACAACTTCCTTTCAACGGTTCTCTACTTCTTAACGTTTAAGAAACTTCCGCCAACAGATAAGTTTGGAAGGCCTCTGTTTGCCTACGGAAGGAAAGTTCACGACCACTGCGAAAGAAGGCCTCACTTTGACGAAGGAAGGTTTGCAGAAAGGTTTGGAGACGTTGGTCACAGGCTCGGATTCTGTCTCTACAAGGTCGGCTGTAAGGGTCCAGAAACTTACTCCAACTGTCCAGTAATTAGGTTTAACGACGTTGAAGTATGGCCTGTATCTGTTGGAAACGGATGTTACGGATGTACAGAGCCAAACTTCTGGGATACAATGACTCCGTTCCATAAGAGGCTTCCAAACGTTAAGATTCCTGGTGGAAAAGGTATCCAAACAAGTGCAACACAAATTGGTAAGGCTGCTCTCGGCGTAACTGCCGCAGCAGTAGCTATCCATGCCGGCGTAGGAATAGCAAAAAGACTAGCAACCGGATCAAAGTCTGAAGAGTAA
- a CDS encoding HypC/HybG/HupF family hydrogenase formation chaperone, which translates to MCVGVPMKIVEINYPMAVAEAKGVRRTISLMLLPEGEVKEGDYVMVHVGNAIEKIDQEEAKEIWKALDEVLEALEEEG; encoded by the coding sequence ATGTGTGTAGGCGTTCCGATGAAAATCGTTGAAATCAACTATCCAATGGCAGTTGCCGAAGCAAAGGGAGTAAGGAGGACAATTAGCCTAATGCTCCTTCCCGAAGGAGAGGTGAAAGAGGGAGATTACGTTATGGTCCACGTGGGAAACGCAATTGAAAAGATAGACCAGGAAGAGGCTAAGGAGATATGGAAGGCGTTGGATGAGGTATTGGAAGCCCTTGAGGAGGAAGGTTAA